The region CAGATCCATTTTAATGTAACCGTTTTTAGTAGGAAATCTTCACACCTTTATTGTGGCCATAGTCTGGCGATTTGCaggattttcttcctctctctgcccactccatccttccttcctccctctgtcctcacactTCAGGAGCCCCACCGATGTCTCCAGCCTTCGTGAGTTTCTTTGAGCCACGATATCAGGATGTTGTTTGTCTCCTCTGGCTTTTCCATCTGGATCCAGTGTCCACACTCTTCTATGTGTCCTCTGCTCAGGTTTGGGatctgaaatgatgaaataacaGATTTCAGATCCATTTCCAATAATCTATAATCAGCCtggctgcagtttgttttctcaCCAAGTTCTCCATCCCTTTGGAGAAGGCGGGCAGCAGGACGGGGTCTTTCCCAGCCGTCACCATCAGCGCCGGCATCAGCagctaacacacaaacacacaacgttTTTATTCCTGGAGTCTTAAAACTTTCTCCAGGACCTCAGGGAAACAGCAGCTACTTCCCAGCATGTGTCAGTTGTGTAACAAACCTTTGCAGCGGGTCGAGAACACATCCACCTCCAGTCCGCCTCACTGTTACGGTACCAGTTCAGCGGATTCCTGTCAGCAACACAAAATGTGATCATTTCTACAATAATGTACAAATTTTAACAACTGGCAGCCAACAGGTCTTATTTGGAAATAAGAGAACGACTCAAATGAATCCATGAAAGTCTTCTGCCCAAAGTCTGTTCACTGCCATTAACTTccacagtgaatgaatgaatctgattttctgtcagtctgtcgAGTCGGGACCACCTGAAGCCGGTCTGTTTGTACTGGCTGACGTAGAACTGCAGCTCGGCCTCTGTCAGCATGGAGGTCCTGGGGATCTGCTCAGGCAGACCCACTAACAATCCTCCTGTAACACAACAATATGTGTTGATGCAAATGAACTGAGAATGAGGAAGGTGTGAAGGGATGAAGCAGGAAGGCCTCTGACCTCGAGCACAGACCCCTGAAGTGCTGAGAGCTGGACGGTCCGCCTGAGGAAGACACAacaggtgggtgtgtgtgcgtgtgtgcgcgtgtgtgtgtgtgtgtgtgtgtgtgtgtgtgtgtgtgtgcgtctcacttgttcactgctgctgaaaaagaagATTTTGAAGGTTCTCTCCAGGTTTTTCTCCAGCTCGGCCTCGGCAACACCCTGAAACATGAGCAGCTGAAGCTTCAGGGCCAAGCTAACTGTTCCCTCTGCCTCCAGCCtgtatgctaagctaagctaagctaaccacgCTACACCAGGAGACATATCTAGTCTGATGTGATGTTTGAAAAGTGACTTTAAGGgataaaacatcaacaaacgGCAGATTTTCACACTGAAAAGGacccaaacaaacaggcagGAAAGTGTTTGGATGTTGTAGGTTTGATCCCCAGTGAGGTCTCTGAGGCCCCCAGGGGCCGCGGTGGACTCCCTGATGCTTTGGGACTCACCGGCTGCTGGAAGTAGACCTGGTAGTCAAAAATGGCGACATCCTTCAGTTTCTCCCCTGGAGGAGCGGAAGGATCAATGGGGAACAGAGGGGTGTTCAGAGACGCCACCGCCCttcacacaaccacacaaaaacacacatcaacacctCTGACTCCTGCTCGGGGCTTCAGCCTGaagtgttactgtgtgtgtttaccggACTCTCTCAGGGAAGTACTTGGCCAGGTTCCAGACCAGAGCGCCGCCCCAGTCGTGACCCACCAGGGTGACCTTTGGTATGGCCTGGGAACAGCACAGAGACCAGAGGTGGAAAGACGCATCTGCAGGTctccctttttattttgaaggccaGTTTTAATGGAAGCTGTAATGTTAAACTCGTGTCTCTCACCATTTTATccagaaatgtgatgaaatcCTGCAAAGGAAGGAGCAGAAACAGCAACATCACACAGTGGTGCAGTTAAGTGTGTGTatggtgtgtgttggtgtgttgtgtttgtaccTTGCACAGCTGCTCCTGAGAATATTCCTCAACGTCTGTTGGTggaaaaaatgacacaaataatgtaaaaacacactgaaggtCCGAACAGTCTACACAAAATAAACCAAGTACCATGAAACGGAGaagttaaaatgtttaatgtgaaatatgggcagcacggtgtcacagtggttagctctgttaccccacaacaagaaggttgtgggctcggttcccggcctggggcctttctgtgtggactctCATTTtcccagtttgtttgtttgtttgtctcgCAGAGCTGTGAACCCACCTGGTGGCGCTGTGGACCCTCCGTATCCCTTCATGTCCAGAGCCAGCACCCTGAAACCTGCTGCTGCCAAGGCCGGGATCTacaccagaccagagacagggAGGACGCACCGGTGAGACTTGTTGTTCagttcagacagacagacaggaagtgagacCCGGTGCCTCACCTGGTGCCTCCAGGAGAACCAGCTCTCAGGAAAGCCATGACACAGCAGGACCGGCGGACCTGAGCCCATTTCAACGTAGTGAGTCCTGACACCGGGCTGAAATGGACAGAGGCCAGATCCTTTTAGACCACACAGGACAGAGTCATGTCTCATGACAGGACACTGATCCAGATATTTACCCTGATGGAGACATATCCGTGGGACACCTCATCAGGGCCGCAGGACGCCGCAGAAACCTCAACCTGCAACACAAGTTAGCACGTTAGCATGCTGACGGTGGACCAGAGGGGCTGATGCTCActgatctggacctggactccaGTGAAAGCAGCCAGCTGGTCCAGAGCCCGGTCCAGGCCGTCCACCAGGATGGTCTTCATCCCCACTGCCTGAGCTGCCTTCACTCCCTCCTCATCAGCACCCAGCCACACAgcctgaggtcagaggtcagaggtcagagtggCCTCGAGTCACCATCAGTCACTGAGGGAGGTCTACCTGTTGTGATGTCACTCctagctgctgcagagctgagctgaacaTGGCAGCTTCAGGGACCCTGAGACCTGAACGGCACGACTGGAGGACCAGGTCAAAATGGCCGCCCAGCTGAGACAGAAGACAACCCATGTGGTCGCCAGCGGCGCTGTCATCGAGCCAGTGATTGGCCAGCACAGCTGTCCGTATCCctggtgggggggcagagatgGTTACCAACCAGGTAACATCTGGAAAGTTTGTGTTAGCGTGtgcaggtgtgtttttgtgtaccGCTGCGACGCAGACAGGCCGCTGTCCTCAGGACAGATGGCTGGACGTCCACCATCGCCTCTCTGACCGCCTCCAGCAGGCTTCTGACTGACCAATCAGACGGCAGAGTGATACCCCTGACCTGAGCCTCCTTCACACACTCCTCCTGCAGCACTGGGatcatctgcacacacacacccacacacacatggtcAACAGCCACTCCCAGCCACTCCCAGCCATTCCCAGGATGCAACAGGAGGAAGCAGACTTTTCACCCACCTGTGAAAGAGTCACCTGGCCCCTCTCCGCCTGCCTCATGACACCATCCTTGTTTGATGCCACGCTGGACAGAAACCCACTGAGACAAAACGCACAACAACAAGATCAGACGCAACATGAATCATGTGACTATGTGAGGGGATACGGACAGACAGGACGACCCCGTCAGGACAGTCCCATCTCCTGTCCCCTGACAGAAATAACAAAACTGAGAGAAAgcttgcatttcatttttctgtcctccGTCCTCTGTCCCCTATCACCTATTCCTTACTTCCTGTCATGGAATCAGTGACTCAGCATGGCGTGGTTATAGTGGTTGTTTGCCAACCTCTGGAGTCTGTTGGTGGATGTGACTGGCATGTTAATTAGAAATAGACAAAGACGTTAAACACACCAAGAAGCCGTTTGTTGCGTCATGTCTTTGACTCATCAAACTCTCTTTCCTCATGtccattttgtttctctgcactTGTTCATCTAAActtttctgctgtaaaaacttaaaatcttagttaataaataaaaaataaaaacaataaatgagcttcttctgtttttaataatgttttatcACAATCACTCAGCATGAAAAAACATCTacctgcagcacagacacacaaacacatatctCTAATTTGACATGGATTCCAtagtttcaatattttttacagtgtgGAAATGTTGCATAATGGCTCCTTACCCTGGCAGTTTGTGCAACTGCTCCGAATTCTTAAAAACCACATCGAGTCGAGAAGAGACGGCGACTCCCCAGAAGCTGAACAAGACGGCTTTACTGTGAGCCATGAAGACAGATTtattcctcctctgcttctgcttctgctgcagctggtaTGCTTCAGGGAAACCTTAACCTTCGCCCCTAACTCACAGGCAGCTCCTCCCACAGTGACATCTGGGTCAGAGTTGAATATCTTCTACAATTATGACACAACAATTTAGCTGTGTCACCAGAAACATGAGATACTCCACTGATGTGAGAAAGAGTTTTTACTTTATTActttcttctccaaactgaaTGTAAAACCTGTGGttgcacaaaatataaatgtttcctCTTATTGTAAGCTTTTGATGTGAAATAAAGTTCTCAGTGATTTCCATTTGCAGCAACTATTTTTTATCTGTGGAGTCACCCTGATCAGAGAACAGAGTTCATCACTTCGACAACATTTGGGAAGCTCTGATGAGCAGAGAGCTCTGTGATCTCACCTGGATAATCTGGTTTCAGGTGAGGAAGGCAGATGGCAGGCTGAAACACAGACTGCAGTCTTTTTCAGACCAGCAGAGAAACGCTGGTGTTGCTCAGAGCAGCAGTTCTTTTGGGCTGATGACAgttcacagcacacacaggggcagagtcaaaggtcaaaggtcaaatgtcTGAGTTAAAACAGCACATAGAACTGCATCATCAGCTGGAGGGAGGGATGGCTGTTCACCATCTAATCCAGAAAAGATTCAGTTTATTATGACTCAACACGTTTTGGGAGTGAAGGAATTTCCCATCCAGCAATTCATGCTTTTTCCTGAACATCCAGGAACTCCAAATACAGCATTTGACAAATATATCGGTTTAATAAACACTGATTAAATCAGCACAACACTGAATTTACTGTTTACTTCCCCTGTAGTCTATGTGACAACAAAAATAACGACGATAATAAAACGTTTTGATCATCGCATCAGTGAATCATCTTCGCAGTCGACGATCTTTGGCTCGGGTACCGAAACAACGCGAGATTTCTCTGGTCCCGAAACAACGTAAAATCTCGCGAGACAGTCGGTCCGAGCAGCTGCGCAGTGCGAGCCTTTGACGCCGCGTCTCTAAATATTAAATAGCGTAAATCAACAGTAAAATGTCAGGCCAAGGCGACTTTATATAAGTTAATCATCCAAAAATAGACCTTTTCCAGCTGCGGGACGGGCAGAAGTATGGAGGCCGGTGAAGGTGAAATTGACTTTACCGAGCTAGCATAGGCAGGCGGCGATGCTAACGATGACAGCTAGCCGTGAATGCTAACGTAAACAGTGATGAGTtagctttattttgtgtttttttcagcagctggtTTGGTTTAAATCAAACCTCAGCGTGAATGTGAAGGCAGCAGAGACAAACGGGGATCAAATTATACACAGCTGATCCTTTTAGCACGATTTAATGGGACGCAGCTGGCCTGAATGAAGTATTTGTTGACATTCACTTCAGCCGGCAGCTGCTCGACTGCTTTACTTCACCCTTTTTAAATATTGTAGGATAAATGAAAGTAGCTGTTTAATTATGTGGTAAATCGTGGAAGTAACTGTATTTTGAAAGGGGAAGTGTAGTTTTTATGTGAACACAGGTGAGAAGTGTGAGCATGCGCTCCTCTCTGGCAGGTGTCAGCGGTGCCACGCCCACAGAGGAGATGAACGGAGCAGGAAACTTGATGGATTTCCTGGATGAGCCTTTTCCTGACGTGGGCACGTATGAAGACTTCCACACCATCGATTGGTTGAGGGAGAAATCCAGAGACACAGACCGCCACCGCAAGGtgaaagcagtttttctttatttgtcttcaCCAGGTCAGCGCTCCACCTGGCTGCCGAATTACATTCCTGTTTGTCCGTTGTTTGTCCAGATTACCAGTAAGAGCAAAGAGTCCATCTGGGAGCTGATCAAGAGCCTGCTGGACGCCTGGTCAGGATGGGTGGTGATGCTGCTCATCGGTCTGCTCTCAGGTTGGCCACTGAACTACAATGCCTCCTTACGTAGAAACCACTGGTGAGCACAATCACTGTGCACTGACTCTTCCTGTTCATTCAGGGACGCTGGCTGGAGTCATCGACCTGGCAGTGGACTGGATGACAGACCTGAAGGAAGGCGTCTGCCTCTCAGCCTTCTGGTACAGCCATGAGCAGTGCTGCTGGACGTCCAACGAGACAACATTCGACGACCGAGACAAGTGTCCTCAGTGGCAGAAGTGGGCTGAGCTGATGACCGGCCACGCTGAGGTCAGACTGTCCAGCAAACAACTGCACATTCAACTTTAGTCTGCCTACTTTCATATTAGCATAGTCAAAATGACACTCTGCACTCCTGAAGTGATGAAAACACAGATCAGGATTTGAACCTCCTCTCTGTGGCTTCACTCCATCAGGGAGCAGGAGCCTACGTATTGAACTACTTCCTGTACATTCTGTGGGctcttctgttttccttcctggCGGTGTCATTGGTGCGGGTCTTTGCTCCCTACGCTTGCGGGTCAGGAATCCCAGAGGTAAGATGCTGGATAAGTTCTTCACAAATTGAgttgaatttttaaaaatgctatTGTTTGGGACTATTTTCAGTGGTGGATTAATCTAGATTTGGTTTTGTGGGAGTGTTCTAATGTGAGTGGTTTTGTGCAGATCAAGACGATCCTCAGCGGCTTCATCATCCGTGGCTACTTGGGGAAGTGGACGCTGCTGATCAAGACCGTCACTCTGGTGCTGGCGGTGTCATCCGGCCTCAGCCTGGGGAAGGAGGGTCCTCTGGTCCACGTGGCGTGCTGCTGTGGAAACCTGTTCTGCAGTCTCTTCTCCAAGTACAGCAAGAACGAGGGCAAGCGGCGAGAGGTTTGTCGAAACATGAGCCAAAACATAAAAGAATTAAAAGTTGAGGTGCAGACTTGCTCCTCCACATGGGAAGCAGCTCAGTTTTAGTctgtccatgtttgtgtgtctgtgttcaggtgctgtctgccgcagcagcagctggagtgTCGGTGGCCTTTGGGGCGCCGATTGGAGGCGTTCTGTTCAGCCTGGAGGAGGTTGGTCATGAATCCTGCTCACGTGTGACACAGTGTTTTGGTGCTGACTTGACGTGTCCTCATTCGTCCACTGTCTCTCCTGCAGGTCAGTTATTATTTCCCTCTGAAGACGCTGTGGCGCTCGTTCTTTGCAGCTCTGGTCGCCGCCTTCACACTGCGATCCATCAACCCATTTGGCAACAGCCGGCTGGTGCTGTTCTATGTGGAGTACCACACACCGTGGTACATGGCCGAGCTGGTCCCATTCATCCTGCTGGGAGTGTTTGGCGGCCTCTGGGGGACCCTCTTCATTCGGGCCAACATCGCCTGGTGCCGGCGGAGGAAGACCACCCAGCTGGGGAAGTACCCTGTCCTGGAGGTCATTGCCGTGACGGGTATCACCGCCGTGTTGGCGTATCCCAACCCGTACACCCGCCGCAGCACCAGCGAGCTCATCTCTGAACTGTTCAATGACTGCGGCGCCCTGGAGTCCTCGCAGCTCTGTGATTATATCAACAACCCCAACATGAGTCGGCCGGTGGACGACATCCCCGACCGCCCGGCAGGACCCGGTGTCTACACCGCCCTGTGGCAGCTCGCCCTCGCTCTCATCTTCAAGATTGTCATCACCATTTTCACTTTTGGGATGAAGGTCAGGATGAGGAAtaaaactgctttgtttttttgttcttttgagaacaaaaactatttattttgaaggtttcaaaatcagTGAAATCCAGACTGGAGGATTTGAACTGGTTCTGTTTATGTCCAGATTCCGTCAGGTCTCTTTATTCCCAGCATGGCAGTTGGTGCGATCGCCGGACGAATTGTTGGGATCGCCGTGGAGCAGATGGCGTACCACCACCACGACTGGATCATCTTTAAGAACTGGTGCCGGCCCGGGGCAGACTGCGTCACCCCGGGACTCTATGCCATGGTGGGAGCTGCCGCCTGCCTGGGTGAGTGCACTCAGCTCCTGCTTTTGATTGGTTCTTATGAACATCAGAAACTAGTGATTGTGACGTTGCAGGTGGTGTGACCAGGATGACCGTCTCCCTGGTGGTCATCATGTTCGAGCTCACTGGTGGGTTGGAGTACATTGTCCCCCTCATGGCCGCCGCCGTCACCAGCAAGTGGGTGGCCGACGCCTTCGGTAAGGAGGGAATATACGAGTCACACATCCAGCTCAACGGCTACCCGTACCTGGACGTCAGGGATGAGTTCACGCACCGCACGCTGGCCACCGACGTGATGCGGCCCCGCAGGAACGACCCCCCTCTGGCCGTCCTCACGCAGGACAGCACCACGGTGGAGGATGTGGAGACGCTGATCAAAGACACAGATTATAATGGCTTCCCTGTGGTCGTGTCCAGAGAGTCAGAAAGACTCATCGGCTTTGTTCAGCGGCGCGATCTCACCCTCGCCATCAGTAAATCTCTGCTTTTCAAAGAACCGCTTTAAACAGCGATAGTCTTGTGTTTACAAGATgtgttgacagattttttttttttttttttcccctgaacaGAAAATGCTCGTCAGAAGCAGGACGGCGTGGTGAGCAGCTCCGTCGTCTACTTCACCGAAGACGCGCCGCAGCTGCCGGCCAGCAACCCGCAACCACTCAAGCTGCGGCGCATCCTGAACCTCAGCCCCTTCACTGTCACTGACCACACCCCCATGGAGACAGTGGTGGACATCTTCCGAAAGCTCGGCCTCCGCCAGTGTCTGGTCACCAGGAGCGGGTAAGACAGGTTGAGGTGTCTTGAGATTCAAGCTGACTCAGCTGTATCCTGGAAACAGACGCTGTCacgtctctctctgtctccgcAGGCGTCTCCTGGGCATCATCACCAAGAAGGATGTCTTGCGCCACATGGCTCAGATGATGAACCAGGACCCAGAATCCATCATGTTCAATTAGCAGCAGAGCCGCTTCACTCCAGTGATGATGTAAATAGGTGAAACTGGAGCGACACTCCTTCCCTGCAACCTGTGAGTCCCTCCCACCTCCTGACACTGACAGTTTTCAACTGCTGCTTCAAATTAAAGGTTTAAAAATCAGCACTGAAGGGAGACTGAGTTAAAGGTTCAACCTCCTGGAAGATTTAAAAAAGTCATCAATcgatcaaaaataaataaattaatattagaGGGACCAGTCAGGAGATCTAAACATCCTCATTTTACTGTATAAACTCTGTGAACTGGAGCTGGTGACTGttgcactttgtgttttgagTTGCTgccatatttatatttaaactaCCTGTATGTTCATTTTACTGTATATGTGGAACCGGacaacatgttcctgctgctgaagccACAAACTGACCCATGAACACTACGTGATGCTTTCACTGTCGCTTCAGAAATCGTTTTTGTTACTAACGTTTGTGCTGTAGTATCTTTGTTAATTTTGGCTGAAAGCCTTAAACTGTGACTCCAGGGGATTCACTCTGATGATCCGTCACATCGTCGGATCTGAAACACCAATTCTGTCAAAACACACAGGAATAGttgcaatgaaatgaaaatatatagtTCCTGAACTTGTGACCGTGTCAGAATTTTCACATCTCCAAATGTCAAAATTGAAATAATCTGTGGATGTGTCACACTGAAGTGTTTGACATTCACAGCCAAGCGTCTCACCATATAAACGCACGTGAGATACGTTTCAGAGCTGTGAATGAAGTTTCAAAGTTCCAAAatcttctctgtgttttgtgtcttcCCTCCGAAGCCCCGTCTCTTCGGGTCGAAAAACCTGAGAGTCACCAATCAAATGATTTCTTTTGAGCTCCTTGACTGCGCGTTCTGTTTTTATCCGCCGGGTCACTTCCTGTGTCGTGGTCATTGTGTGTAAAATCCCCAGGATTCTTGTAGCTGCTAACACTTTGAGTCATAGGAAACACTCATGTTGTTAAAGCAAAtgatcagtgttttgtttttaaaagccaaGAGAATGTACTGGAAAAATAACTGTGTATATATTGAAGATTTATTGtgagaattttaatttaatttaatttaagtttgtCTGGAACACACTAACGTTGAGCTCTGTTGTCTTTTATGTTGAACTCTAAAATATTTATCGGACTCGTTCCCGGTACAGAAAACTGAcacttttgtgcattttttttgtgttgtattttgggGGAATTtgtaaatgaagtgaaaaatagACCATTGAGTTTTTCTGCAGATGGTGAATAAAAatgcttgtttgctttttgagTGTGAGCTGAACTGTGTGTCTCATTGAGGCTGTAAATCATGGTGATGCAACAACAAACTGTAGTTTAATACAAAGCAgaacagctgcagagctgttggactattttcagcagcgGGTGGATCTACTGGAATGAGCGACTGTCTCTATTATAGTGATCGTATACATGCAGAATCTGAAACACAGCTCGTGTCTGGTCTGAAagcccctcttcctcctcatggTCTCATGGTTTCGCCTCCTTCTCGTCCTTGCTGGCTCTCTCCATCTCAGAGTAATAGTTCAGGGCTCTTCGTACCGGCTCCAGGATGTGTTGCTGCACAacaacatgacatttaaccGACCAGCTCAAAGctcaaaacagacacagactttTTCCCGGGATCTGTAGTTCACCTCCAGACAGGGGAAGAGCTTGGTGAGCTCGGTGAAGAGCGGCAGGAGGACGAATCTGATGAAACTGGTCTGAGAAGACGGTTTGGacactttgtctctgtccatGAATGGAGTCACAGGAAGTcccttcagcttctctgtgtcactctgtcaccaagacaaagacaaaagcttCAATCAGAATCATCTCAACACAGGTTTCTGTATTTACCACCTTCACTTTTTTAGACAGgaggttttattttggaagtcAGCTCTTTGTTTCTTCAATAATCTCCTCGAAGTTAACGACTCAATGcagccatttcctgtcacttcctgttgttgagTAGAAACCTGGTTGAAGAACTCCTGCAGCAGACAGTCCAGCCACGGCTCGGCCACCGCCATCGGCCTCGCCTCGTTGGAGATGTCGCTCACCTTCACCATGATCTTCATCAGCTAGAGGCAAAGTCAGAGTCACAGGTAAGAACTGTTGTTCCTCTTGGTAAGAAAACAGTCCAGAGAAATGAAATTCTTTTCCCTTTGTTATTCAGAAACATTGAATGACCAACCAGTCAGATGTGTTCtcatttatattatattgtatgtCATTCACTTAACTGCTGATGGAAACATTTACAGTCATGAAATATCTTTCTCAGAAATAATCAGATCAGTGTTGAATTTATTGAAATGTGCtgaatctatctatctaatgaATATAAATCCAgtaaaatcaaatgtaaaaatttgCCCTGAAGACtaaaacagacagatttttttttttttttttaccacttcCTTATGATCTTTGTTGGTGAAGTCGAACACTGGTTGCATGACTTTGAACTTGTTGAGGATTTCGTTGTGCTTCGCCATGTCGGTGGCCAGAATACATCTGAAGAAACAGATTTAAGTTAGAATAcacaaaagtaaacaaagtgAGAGAGCTGTAGCTGCAGTCTTACTTGATCATCCCTGCACGGACGTGTTTGTACTGATCGCTGCTCAGGTTCTTCAGGATGTTACACTCCGGCTGCAGAAGGACAATGTTTCAGACAATCAGGGACAGAAAGCACATCTCGTAGGGCTGCTTCTGGTCCTGGGACTGTTTATGTGTAAGTATTTTTTACCTTAGACAGGATCCCAAAGGCCACAGCGCAGTGGTGGTTCTCCAGGGGGGAGATGTCATTGTAGCGAAGAGCCAGGTCTGTCTGAGCGTTGATCTGTGTGGGGACAGGAACGTGCACGTGATTTTAAAAGGcgtggtgatgatgtcatctgacCTTAACGTCAAGTAGAACGGCGGTGAGCTGACCTGATAGACGTTGTTGTAGCCGGGGTGGTCGAGGTCGTGGCACAGCGCAGAAGTCAACATGATCAGCAGGTCGATCGTAGCCAGTTTGCCCCGGAGGTCTGTGAGCCAGATCAGCCCGTACatctgcagacaaacagcacagatcagctgcttcctcacaaacaaacaaacaacagacaagAAGTGTGGTGTTCACAAAAAGTCTTCTGTTAACCCAAAGGTAGTAAAAGAGGCTGGAATTCAGAATCATTCTTGAACAAAAGTAAGAAATTGGAACACATTATGCTCCAgaacatgtttattttacagggattatttttatttactattaaccagttttctgtccatctattaattcatttacaaaaaatgtTACAACTTATTCTGACTCATTCCAATTAAATCAAAAacctgttttctctgttcagttTTATATTTCCACCTCGTACCATCTGTGTGACACAGAAGCAGTGCTGGAAGTTGTGGAAGGGAATGTTGTTGTAGTGGCAGTAGACCTCCAACAGGAAGTTCTGCAGGACCTCCAGCTCGATGTGGAACGCCACGAGGAAGTCCAGGTCTGTGAACATCACCTGGAGGAGCACCAgcatctctgcctcctcccaCTGCctggaaacagcagcacaacGGTGAGagagaacagtgtgtgtgtgtgtgtcggtgtgtctgtgtgtgtgtgtgtgtgtgtcggtgtgttcACCAGTTATCAAAAATGGGAGTTTTCAGATGCT is a window of Echeneis naucrates chromosome 2, fEcheNa1.1, whole genome shotgun sequence DNA encoding:
- the LOC115051576 gene encoding H(+)/Cl(-) exchange transporter 4, with the translated sequence MEAGEGVSGATPTEEMNGAGNLMDFLDEPFPDVGTYEDFHTIDWLREKSRDTDRHRKITSKSKESIWELIKSLLDAWSGWVVMLLIGLLSGTLAGVIDLAVDWMTDLKEGVCLSAFWYSHEQCCWTSNETTFDDRDKCPQWQKWAELMTGHAEGAGAYVLNYFLYILWALLFSFLAVSLVRVFAPYACGSGIPEIKTILSGFIIRGYLGKWTLLIKTVTLVLAVSSGLSLGKEGPLVHVACCCGNLFCSLFSKYSKNEGKRREVLSAAAAAGVSVAFGAPIGGVLFSLEEVSYYFPLKTLWRSFFAALVAAFTLRSINPFGNSRLVLFYVEYHTPWYMAELVPFILLGVFGGLWGTLFIRANIAWCRRRKTTQLGKYPVLEVIAVTGITAVLAYPNPYTRRSTSELISELFNDCGALESSQLCDYINNPNMSRPVDDIPDRPAGPGVYTALWQLALALIFKIVITIFTFGMKIPSGLFIPSMAVGAIAGRIVGIAVEQMAYHHHDWIIFKNWCRPGADCVTPGLYAMVGAAACLGGVTRMTVSLVVIMFELTGGLEYIVPLMAAAVTSKWVADAFGKEGIYESHIQLNGYPYLDVRDEFTHRTLATDVMRPRRNDPPLAVLTQDSTTVEDVETLIKDTDYNGFPVVVSRESERLIGFVQRRDLTLAIKNARQKQDGVVSSSVVYFTEDAPQLPASNPQPLKLRRILNLSPFTVTDHTPMETVVDIFRKLGLRQCLVTRSGRLLGIITKKDVLRHMAQMMNQDPESIMFN
- the ephx2 gene encoding bifunctional epoxide hydrolase 2; translation: MAHSKAVLFSFWGVAVSSRLDVVFKNSEQLHKLPGGFLSSVASNKDGVMRQAERGQVTLSQMIPVLQEECVKEAQVRGITLPSDWSVRSLLEAVREAMVDVQPSVLRTAACLRRSGIRTAVLANHWLDDSAAGDHMGCLLSQLGGHFDLVLQSCRSGLRVPEAAMFSSALQQLGVTSQQAVWLGADEEGVKAAQAVGMKTILVDGLDRALDQLAAFTGVQVEVSAASCGPDEVSHGYVSIRPGVRTHYVEMGSGPPVLLCHGFPESWFSWRHQIPALAAAGFRVLALDMKGYGGSTAPPDVEEYSQEQLCKDFITFLDKMAIPKVTLVGHDWGGALVWNLAKYFPERVRAVASLNTPLFPIDPSAPPGEKLKDVAIFDYQVYFQQPGVAEAELEKNLERTFKIFFFSSSEQADRPALSTSGVCARGGLLVGLPEQIPRTSMLTEAELQFYVSQYKQTGFRNPLNWYRNSEADWRWMCSRPAAKLLMPALMVTAGKDPVLLPAFSKGMENLIPNLSRGHIEECGHWIQMEKPEETNNILISWLKETHEGWRHRWGS
- the LOC115050736 gene encoding high affinity cGMP-specific 3',5'-cyclic phosphodiesterase 9A-like, translating into MTTKIIHFLVNGRLERAEFGDDCSAADVRELFQAAAEVGPHHILKMYNRKGSVVNISPQLEPNTKESYYQLEVVASDTQSVMMPPELDNMEGRLQHLESKVIEEMGRSPEIIGELKSHVESFKRKLESVEHLSWMGLFKEDGNQQLSKFSSGPKTPQLSMQEERQQIRRKFLHLSSLQVTEELREHLKTPIFDNWQWEEAEMLVLLQVMFTDLDFLVAFHIELEVLQNFLLEVYCHYNNIPFHNFQHCFCVTQMMYGLIWLTDLRGKLATIDLLIMLTSALCHDLDHPGYNNVYQINAQTDLALRYNDISPLENHHCAVAFGILSKPECNILKNLSSDQYKHVRAGMIKCILATDMAKHNEILNKFKVMQPVFDFTNKDHKEVLMKIMVKVSDISNEARPMAVAEPWLDCLLQEFFNQSDTEKLKGLPVTPFMDRDKVSKPSSQTSFIRFVLLPLFTELTKLFPCLEQHILEPVRRALNYYSEMERASKDEKEAKP